The Carassius auratus strain Wakin chromosome 21, ASM336829v1, whole genome shotgun sequence sequence TGTGATGCAAAGGGTTTAAATCATGTGTGTGTCCTCGAAGACCAACTTTACAGTGTGCTTAAAACCACATTCCCTACAAGAGGAATAATAAacaggttttgttttgaactctAGCCCTGTAGAATAGTGCCCTCTGCAGGCTGCTTGATAAAGCAAACTCATTAAGCCAGAGTTCAGGGAACACTTCACATATGTACTAGGATCAACTGGTAGTAGGTTGTACTTTGAGAGTTAAATGTCCTCATCAATGACCTCAAATGCCCTACTTTGCTGCCCTACACCTGTCATTTCAACTCTTACCTGTAaactctctctccccctctccccTCCTTCCTTTCCTCTACTGTATAAAATTGGTTCCTGCCACACAAGGCAGAGAGATTTATATTGGCATTGTAGACATGGCATCCATTCTCTTGATCTCATCTCTTCTGTTGGTCCTAGAGCTCTGCTCAGGTAAGGTAGAAGATCAGTCagtcagtctatctatctatctatctatctggctGGCTTggtggtctgtctgtctgtctggctattTCAGCTGTCTATCTGTCTGGCTGTGAATCTCTCTCTGGCTGTCTTGCAGTATGCAGTTCAATGAATGACTGCTCTAAGCAAAATAGAAGAGGCTGAATTTTGACATGACAAAATAATAGCATACATTCTTGTACAGTATGTCATGCACAGAAACATCTATTTTATAAAGTCAATCTTctataatgttgctaaagctgAAAGTAACCCTAAAACTTCGATTTTCAATAACTTTAATTTTAAGTACTGTATTGAGTTACTATATTCCATAAAATGATAGGCTATATATTTAGGGCTCCAcaatgcaacaaaaataaaaaatgtacgaCAAGTTAGACACTTTTTTGTATACACCCATGTTCAAAAGACTTatggattttttatttcttttattatactttttatttatttgtttgtttgtttatttatttattttatttttttgagcccATGAAGTAGTTTGAATCAGTGAATCGTTCACAGTCGTTGCTGAATTCGCATAATTGTCTCCAATACAATGAATGAACTGGAACGATATTAACTCTGTTAATCCACATAATAcaactgatctataatagagtttAATATATAGGCATTATAGCCTAATATAGTTTAATATAGGACAAACAGAGGAGTCCAAAAGTGACCACTAGTGAAAATGCTTTCATTTTGAGTTTATCAAGTGGAGAGAAGCCTATATTGTCACCACAAATTTTGAGCTAGGCTAATCAGCCCATAGACATTTGTATGGTAAgaagcgctatacaaatatacctgaatttaattgaactgaataaatgatgaataaacgcaaaaacatacaaataaataataaagtaaatcatTCAACCCATAGTTCCATTTCCCACCATTTAATTAAAGAATTATGGTTCTGTAAATATTTGCCTAGCaatgaaaataaatcataatcaACTAAATGTAGAAATCGGTAAGTTATCAACGGGTATAAATTACATCGGTATAGAAGTAGGCAGAAGATCGAGTCCCCATAAAAAATCTACATTCGTTTAATGTTGTGATTCATACCTGTACGACGCTAAAATAACCTTCTTTCCTTCGCCATTGCTCCTATCAGGGGAACAGACATTTCCCATGAGCAAACAGAAAGATGTATCCGCAAAAGTGAAAGAATATGGCGAAGTTAAGCACAGGAAgctgctataaaaataaaaaagacagtgTACGTCTGTGCGCGCCACGCTGGACTTTGTGTTTCTATGGGCGCGTTCCCGCTGCACTCAGTGTAGCTTATATCCTACACATTAATAGCCCCAAATAGTTGCATACTTTTGAATAGTGACATGTTGTTTGGCTATAAACAACAGAGCCCAAGTTGAGAAAAGAATCTTTAAACTTTGGACTCCACTGAATAAAGTCACATGCTTACAAACATTACTAAAAAAGaatttatttttagacattatgtTGTACAAAATTATGATGGCATTAATGTCCTGTCCACTAACTGAAAGCTTTTGACTTCACTATGGGAAAATTGTTGTAAATGTTTGTATTGTTGGTACAACTCAATAATCAGCAGTCCCTATGCATAATGAGAGAACTGTAAATGAGAGACTTCAGTATGATGAAGTTTGAGTTGTAATATTTTACTGCACATTTTCTCTGACAGTCAGTGATTTTACTCTGTCATTAGTTAATCTAGCCTGTAACGCAGTGCATCTTGGGTTATTGAATCCAGACAGGTTATTTTTTAACAGAGGGTCACCTTGTATCTTTTATATTGTCTGACCTTTTTAAAGTTCACTGTCTTCTTTCACTTGTTTTGTCCTTGCAAGACACATGCTGCTGTTATACAAATAGGTGTCCATAACATCAGCTTCAGTgcatcttttcttcttttttatttttattaacaattcTTGTAATGCCTTAAGTCTTTCTTGTGCAACAGTATAGTTTTATTCATAACATTGTTCACTGCAGTAAAGAAAAACTAATGCCAAGTTTAAAATCACCGATAGTTTGCTCCAGAATAAGaaatgttatcatttattcaccctcattccAATCTGTACactgaatagaaaaaaaacaattacttattTATAAAGGAATGGCAATTAAAAAAGGTACAGTGTATAACTccaataatatttgtattgtttacaaaatacaaatcttttttttttttttttttatgtatcagtGTTTTTGTCCCTGATATTGAAAGTCACTGGCGTCCAAAGAAACAACAGTATTGGTCCCTTATTGACTCATTgtcttttgtgtttcataaagaaataaaatcatacaagctggaacaacataagggtgagtaaatgatgaattttcttccttttttttactCTGCAAACTAATCTGAATGGGATGAAAGTGCACAAGTGGACAGTGGGTAATGTAAAAACACTTAAGGTGCCCTTGCATTCAAGCACATGTTCTGAACTCAATCAAACCTGGTGATCAGGAGGGGGACTCAGTTAGATGGCTCACTGATTATCAGGAACAACTTTGTGAATCAAAGCATAGCTTTATATGGCcgcaaaataaacaaatttgttAGTTAATGACCACCATCATAACTGGTTCTTAAGACCGCTCTGAACCTTGGCTTCAAGTCACAGATCGAAATACTTTCCAGTAGTGGTCCGTTGAACCAGTTACATCAGGTTGTTGTCTCTGTTCCAGGTGAGTGGTGCTACCAGAGCCAGTTATCCTGTCAAGACACATGTAGAGGTGAGAACAAACGCACAAGTTTGTACCTGGACTCGACCTCTCAGGATTTTGCATAGTCATCATCTCCAAAGCAAAGTCCTTGTTCACAGTTTCTCATAGTTGAATATTTGTGCTGAAAGAAATGTGCTTTCCAATTGTGTCACCCAGGGCCTTCAGAGTGGAAGAGTCAGTTTCCTAATTGTGGAGGTCAGAGACAATCGCCCATCAATATCGTCACACGCAAAGTGAAGCATGAGCCAAAACTGACCAGTTTCATCTTTGATGGCCATGAGAAAGTTTTCAATATGAGTGTGGAAAACCATGGACATTCAGGTAAATTAACAGAAATTGAAAGGCCTAAAAATTTGAAttctaaataaacacaaatgaaggTATTTTAAGACTTTGTCCATCCATTGAAAATTCACTCAACCAAAATGATAAAGCATCAAAAAGCACAAGAGATTGTAAAAGTAATCAATGAACAAACCTTGTGCATCAAGCAAGTGCGATGACACTTGTTTACCATTATTTATGAACACTATGTATGTGCATCTATCAGtgtttatatgcatataaaagcatcttttcctcatATTCAGTAAAGCAAATGTGTTTTTTCAGAAGGCTAAATTCTTATGGACTACTTTTGCCATATTATGAACTTTAAAACATGGAATGACATGAGCGTGAGACACTAACGACAGAATTGTCATTTGAACTCGAGTTCACAAAATTACATTCAGTTTAATTCAGTAGAGTTTACCTGATTTACATAGTATTCTATCATCTTTGGGATCTTGTAACTGTAAGAGTTAAGTATTATAACTAGCTCTGTGCTTCTTCTCAGCTCACTTCACTCTCCCTCAGTTCGTGCGTCTCCGTGGAGGGGGTCTGCAAGATACTTACAAGGCGGTCCAGTTCCACCTGCACTGGGGAGAGGACGGAGGCCAGGGCTCAGAGCACTCTGTGGACGGGGAGCAGTATCCCATGGAGGTGAGAGTCCATGTCACTATCAGAAATGCATGGACAATAAAACACTACAAAGGCTATTGTTTTCATCAATTCCTTTATGATAATGATGCATTTTGTCCCCCAGCTCCATATTGTtcacattaaagaaaaatatgCTAGCTTGGGAGATGCTCTAAGTGACTCTGAAGGGGTGGCAGCACTTGCCTTCTTTTTCGAGGTACTCATTCCTTTGTGATATTTCATATGTCTCATACCTAACTATACTTTTTGAGAGAAAATGATCACCcacacagtgttattttagtgcgctactattatacattttattcatattttgaattaattttagtttagtttttattttagttaaagatttagtagttttgttgtggatttgttcatttttatttgatttttaaagaCATGTTATATGATATAattctcattcatttttattttagttttagttattataGCGCATTAAggcaaactaaatgaaaaatgttgcctcTGCAACTACCTTAAATCAACGTGTGTTATTTCAGTTAAGAGTTTCTTTTATCAAGCCAAATCCAGATGACTGACATTCTTccatacattttttacaaaaagtgaATGAGGGCCAGTACACGAATAAATCATACATTTTGGTTTAGTGAACTTCATCAGCTGAAAAGATCCATCATCGTTCATTCAAAAATCAAACAAAGAGCTATAAAGATTGGAGATATAAAGATTAACACTTAATAATTTTCAGTTCAACTTAATACAATGTTAAATATAGAACATGCAggagtcatatggattacttttatgtcattttaaatgacCATTTCATCCTTTTGGGTTTAAGAGCCCCAGTCCTCATTCATACTGAAGCCATTTATAGAGAAATAACCCTTAAATGAACCATGTCGATAGCTTGAGGTCTATACCTGATTTTTGCCATCCCCCTTTAGGTGACTTCTTTCCCAAACAAACAACTGGACAGAGTCATAGACGCTTTAGGAAAAGTCAGATATGAAGGtgagttattatttaatattacatattatttttgATTAGTCTGTCTATTcaactttgttttgtttgtctgtatTGTGGTTCTACATGACCCAATATGATCAATAGGAAACAGCAGTGAAATTAAAGACTTTAAATTGACCGACATCCTCCCACAAGCCAATAAACTGAGCTACTATCGGTACTTGGGTTCCTTGACCACACCGGGCTGTGAGCAGGCCGTTGTGTGGACGGTTTTCCAAAAGACTCTGCCCATAAGCAAAAATCAGGTACtgagagatttttttctttttcttttatgcataAACCAGATTGAG is a genomic window containing:
- the LOC113038428 gene encoding carbonic anhydrase 4-like isoform X1, translated to MPYFAALHLSFQLLPVNSLSPSPLLPFLYCIKLVPATQGREIYIGIVDMASILLISSLLLVLELCSEIKSYKLEQHKGEWCYQSQLSCQDTCRGPSEWKSQFPNCGGQRQSPINIVTRKVKHEPKLTSFIFDGHEKVFNMSVENHGHSAHFTLPQFVRLRGGGLQDTYKAVQFHLHWGEDGGQGSEHSVDGEQYPMELHIVHIKEKYASLGDALSDSEGVAALAFFFEVTSFPNKQLDRVIDALGKVRYEGNSSEIKDFKLTDILPQANKLSYYRYLGSLTTPGCEQAVVWTVFQKTLPISKNQLMSMDKQLLFGTEKPMTGVFRPVQNLNGRVVYTSVPAHSLCVLPSLITLFLCLFCVFGQQKCFH
- the LOC113038428 gene encoding carbonic anhydrase 4-like isoform X2, encoding MPYFAALHLSFQLLPVNSLSPSPLLPFLYCIKLVPATQGREIYIGIVDMASILLISSLLLVLELCSGEWCYQSQLSCQDTCRGPSEWKSQFPNCGGQRQSPINIVTRKVKHEPKLTSFIFDGHEKVFNMSVENHGHSAHFTLPQFVRLRGGGLQDTYKAVQFHLHWGEDGGQGSEHSVDGEQYPMELHIVHIKEKYASLGDALSDSEGVAALAFFFEVTSFPNKQLDRVIDALGKVRYEGNSSEIKDFKLTDILPQANKLSYYRYLGSLTTPGCEQAVVWTVFQKTLPISKNQLMSMDKQLLFGTEKPMTGVFRPVQNLNGRVVYTSVPAHSLCVLPSLITLFLCLFCVFGQQKCFH